Proteins from a genomic interval of Polaribacter sp. Q13:
- the pheS gene encoding phenylalanine--tRNA ligase subunit alpha, with the protein MLDKVKELIGDVKSFNATTKEEVETFRIKYLGSKGLLKDLFAEFKNVDAELRKDFGQALNNLKKSAEGKVAELSDSLDNASSQKSFYGDLTRPSEPINLGSRHPISLVKNQIIDVFNRIGFTVSEGPEIEDDWHNFTALNLPEYHPARDMQDTFFIEQDPDILLRTHTSSVQVRYMEENKPPIRTISPGRVFRNEDISARAHCIFHQVEGLYIDTDVSFADLKQTLLYFTKEMFGKSKIRLRPSYFPFTEPSAEVDIYWGLETETDYRITKGTGWLEIMGCGMVDPNVLKNANIDPTKYSGYAFGMGIERIAMLLYQIPDIRMFYENDKRFLEQFKSVL; encoded by the coding sequence ATGTTAGATAAAGTAAAAGAACTTATTGGCGATGTAAAATCTTTTAATGCAACTACAAAAGAAGAAGTTGAAACTTTTAGAATTAAATACCTAGGTTCTAAAGGTTTATTAAAAGATCTATTTGCCGAATTTAAAAATGTAGATGCCGAATTGCGTAAAGATTTTGGACAAGCATTAAACAATTTAAAGAAGTCTGCAGAAGGTAAAGTTGCCGAGTTAAGCGATTCTTTAGACAATGCCTCTAGTCAGAAATCTTTTTATGGAGATTTAACGCGTCCATCAGAACCTATTAATTTAGGATCTCGTCATCCAATTTCATTGGTAAAAAATCAAATTATTGACGTTTTTAATAGAATTGGTTTTACGGTTTCTGAAGGTCCAGAGATAGAAGATGATTGGCATAACTTTACAGCCTTAAACTTGCCAGAATATCACCCGGCAAGAGATATGCAAGACACGTTTTTTATAGAACAAGATCCAGATATTTTACTACGTACACATACTTCATCTGTACAAGTACGTTATATGGAAGAAAATAAACCGCCTATTAGAACAATTTCTCCAGGTAGAGTTTTTAGAAACGAAGATATTTCTGCAAGAGCACATTGTATTTTTCATCAAGTAGAAGGTTTGTATATTGATACTGATGTTTCTTTTGCCGATTTAAAACAAACACTTTTATACTTTACAAAAGAGATGTTTGGTAAATCTAAAATACGTTTACGTCCTTCTTATTTCCCGTTTACAGAGCCAAGTGCAGAAGTAGATATTTATTGGGGATTAGAAACAGAAACAGATTATAGAATTACAAAAGGTACTGGTTGGTTAGAAATTATGGGATGCGGAATGGTAGACCCTAATGTATTGAAAAATGCAAATATAGATCCAACAAAATATTCTGGTTATGCTTTTGGTATGGGAATAGAACGTATTGCCATGTTATTATATCAAATACCAGACATTAGAATGTTTTATGAAAATGATAAACGTTTCTTAGAACAATTTAAATCGGTTTTATAA
- a CDS encoding efflux RND transporter periplasmic adaptor subunit, which yields MKHYKLITLLSLSAFLVFASCSKDEKQAKAAVSRPAPSFPVVAMQTKTVTGYKEYPTSIEGIVNSAVRAKVSGYIQKVMVDEGQKVRKGQVLFKLETQSLSQDAGAAKARINVAQVEVNKLIPLVEKNIISPVELETAKANLAQAKANYSSVSASIGYGTIRSQVDGFVGAINYREGALVSPSDPTPLTTVSDISKVYAFFSLNESEYLDFLQNAKGSNLKEKLANYSAINLILANGSTYSEKGKVETSSGQVNKNTGTVSLRAVFNNPNQLLTNGNSGKIQIPTVYENAIVIPQQATYEQQGNIILFKLSEDNKVTSSIIKVKAIIDNLYVVASGVDLKDKIIASGVGKLRNGMAITPQKTSFEEAIKPVAILFKN from the coding sequence ATGAAACATTACAAATTAATAACATTACTATCATTAAGCGCCTTTTTGGTCTTTGCAAGTTGCTCAAAAGATGAAAAACAAGCAAAAGCTGCTGTAAGCCGACCAGCACCTTCATTTCCTGTAGTTGCCATGCAAACTAAAACAGTAACAGGTTATAAAGAATACCCAACAAGTATAGAGGGTATTGTAAATAGTGCTGTAAGAGCAAAGGTTTCTGGATACATTCAAAAAGTAATGGTAGATGAAGGCCAGAAAGTACGTAAAGGACAAGTATTATTTAAATTAGAAACACAATCTTTAAGTCAAGATGCTGGTGCTGCCAAAGCACGTATTAATGTTGCTCAAGTAGAAGTTAACAAATTAATACCATTGGTAGAAAAAAATATTATTAGTCCAGTAGAATTAGAAACTGCTAAAGCAAATTTAGCACAAGCCAAAGCAAATTATAGTAGTGTTTCTGCAAGTATAGGTTACGGAACTATAAGAAGCCAAGTAGATGGTTTTGTTGGTGCAATTAATTATAGAGAAGGGGCCTTGGTAAGTCCTTCAGACCCAACTCCATTAACTACCGTTAGTGATATTAGTAAAGTATATGCTTTTTTTAGTTTAAATGAAAGTGAGTATTTAGACTTTTTACAAAATGCTAAAGGCAGCAATTTAAAAGAAAAACTAGCCAATTATTCTGCTATCAACTTAATTTTAGCAAACGGAAGTACGTATTCTGAAAAAGGTAAAGTAGAAACAAGTAGCGGTCAAGTAAATAAAAACACAGGAACTGTTAGTTTAAGAGCTGTTTTTAACAATCCAAACCAACTATTAACAAATGGTAATAGTGGTAAAATTCAAATTCCAACAGTTTATGAAAATGCAATTGTGATTCCACAACAAGCAACTTATGAACAACAAGGAAACATTATATTGTTTAAATTAAGTGAAGACAACAAGGTTACAAGCAGTATTATTAAGGTCAAAGCTATAATAGATAATTTATATGTTGTAGCATCTGGTGTAGATTTAAAAGATAAAATTATAGCATCTGGCGTTGGTAAATTAAGAAACGGTATGGCTATTACACCACAAAAAACCTCTTTTGAGGAGGCAATTAAACCCGTAGCAATTTTATTTAAAAACTAG
- a CDS encoding efflux RND transporter permease subunit — protein sequence MLKTFIERPVLSTVISIIIVLLGVISITSLPIEEYPDIAPPTIKVIASYAGANAETVLESVIIPIEEQINGVEGMTYITSTASNTGTAEITVYFNQEIDADIAAVNVQNRVARATPLLPAEVVQTGVTTQKQETSALMFISMYSESDDYDATFIQNYLKINVIPAMQRISGVGDVSVFSQQDYAMRIWLKPEKLAAYKLIPSDITAALKEQNLEAAAGSLGQNNGEAFSYTLTYSGRFKEEKQYGDIIIKALGNGQFLRLNDVATIELDAQSYAANAMSKGNPAVFMGIFQTKGSNAREIIENIKVTLESVKKDLPEGLDIFVPYDTSLFLNASIEKVISTLMEAFLLVFLVVFIFLQDFRSTLIPAIAVPVSIIGTFFFLNVFGYSINLLTLFALVLAIGIVVDDAIVVVEAVHAKLDEGEKSPKKATLTAMNEISGAIISITLVMAAVFIPVTFVTGPTGVFYEQFGVTLIIAILISAVNALTLSPALCALLLKPHKEDEELKGKNPLKRFYTLFNRGFNATVERYGKSLHFLFKRKWIPVLLLAIAIVGIFWASKNTPTGFVPNEDRGILFANIELPAGASLDRTNAVARDLYNRINGVEGIVAVNMIKGRSLISGAGSNYGFGIIKLADWSERKDPSTSVQAITGKLFGIAAGIPEANIIFFSPPSIRGFGNSAGFEVNLLDKFGGEFKDLDKANKEFAMALMSHPEIKYAQSSFNTNYPQYEMEINVPLAKEKGVPINSIFSTLQGYIGGIYASDFSKFGKQFRVYIQALPDDRATVDDLNSMYVRTNSGEMTPITQFVKLERVYGPQSVTRFNLFNSTSISGATNEGFSTGDAIKIIEEEVAKLPSNYTIAYSGLTREEVNAGNQTGFIFALSILFVYFLLSAQYESYLLPFAVVLSLPFGVFGAYISTYFFGLENNIYFQIALIMLIGLLAKNAILIVEFALQRRKNGESIVDAAIHGAKSRLRPILMTSFAFILGLMPLVLAQGVGAAGNNSIGTGAVGGMLIGTILGVFVIPILFILFQWLQEKISSKPAVISQQKED from the coding sequence ATGTTAAAAACATTTATTGAAAGACCCGTTCTTTCAACCGTAATTTCTATTATTATAGTTTTGCTTGGAGTTATTAGTATTACAAGCTTACCAATAGAAGAATATCCAGATATAGCACCACCAACCATAAAGGTAATTGCCTCGTATGCTGGAGCCAATGCAGAAACCGTTTTAGAGAGTGTAATTATACCCATAGAAGAACAAATTAATGGTGTAGAAGGAATGACGTACATTACCTCTACCGCATCTAATACAGGTACAGCAGAAATTACTGTTTATTTTAATCAAGAAATAGATGCAGATATTGCTGCGGTAAACGTTCAAAACCGTGTAGCAAGAGCAACTCCATTATTACCTGCAGAGGTTGTACAAACTGGGGTAACCACTCAAAAGCAAGAAACAAGTGCTTTAATGTTTATTTCTATGTATTCTGAAAGTGATGATTACGACGCTACTTTTATTCAGAATTATTTAAAAATAAATGTAATTCCTGCTATGCAGCGTATTAGTGGTGTTGGAGATGTTAGTGTATTCTCTCAACAAGATTATGCAATGCGTATTTGGTTAAAACCAGAAAAACTAGCAGCATATAAATTAATACCTTCTGATATTACTGCAGCTTTAAAAGAGCAAAATTTAGAAGCAGCAGCAGGATCTCTAGGACAAAATAATGGGGAAGCATTTTCTTATACATTAACTTATAGTGGTCGTTTTAAAGAAGAAAAACAATATGGAGATATTATTATAAAAGCATTAGGTAACGGACAGTTTCTTCGCTTAAATGATGTAGCTACTATAGAACTAGACGCACAATCTTATGCGGCTAACGCTATGAGTAAAGGAAACCCTGCCGTATTTATGGGGATTTTTCAAACTAAAGGATCTAATGCAAGAGAAATTATAGAAAACATTAAAGTAACTTTAGAATCGGTTAAAAAAGACTTACCAGAAGGATTAGATATTTTTGTACCTTATGATACTAGTTTGTTTTTAAATGCATCTATAGAAAAAGTAATTAGTACTTTAATGGAAGCTTTTTTATTAGTGTTTTTAGTGGTATTTATCTTTCTACAAGATTTTAGGTCTACTTTAATTCCTGCAATTGCAGTACCGGTTTCTATTATTGGTACGTTCTTTTTCTTAAATGTTTTTGGCTATTCAATTAACTTATTAACGCTATTTGCATTAGTACTTGCAATTGGTATTGTGGTAGATGATGCCATTGTGGTTGTAGAAGCTGTGCATGCCAAATTAGATGAAGGAGAAAAGAGTCCTAAAAAAGCTACATTAACCGCCATGAATGAAATTTCTGGGGCAATTATATCTATTACTTTAGTAATGGCAGCTGTATTTATTCCGGTAACTTTTGTCACTGGGCCAACAGGTGTTTTTTATGAGCAATTTGGGGTTACTTTAATTATAGCCATTCTTATTTCTGCCGTAAACGCATTAACTTTAAGTCCGGCATTGTGTGCTTTATTATTAAAACCACATAAAGAAGATGAAGAACTAAAAGGTAAAAATCCTTTAAAACGTTTTTATACCTTATTTAATCGTGGTTTTAATGCTACTGTAGAAAGATATGGAAAATCTCTTCACTTCTTATTCAAAAGAAAATGGATACCTGTTTTATTATTAGCAATCGCTATTGTAGGTATTTTTTGGGCATCTAAAAATACACCAACAGGTTTTGTACCTAATGAAGATAGAGGAATTCTTTTTGCAAATATTGAGTTACCTGCAGGTGCTTCTTTAGATAGAACAAATGCTGTTGCTAGAGATTTATACAATAGAATAAATGGTGTAGAAGGTATCGTTGCTGTAAACATGATTAAAGGTAGAAGTTTAATTAGTGGAGCGGGTAGTAATTATGGTTTTGGTATTATAAAATTAGCAGATTGGAGCGAGCGAAAAGATCCATCAACCTCTGTGCAAGCAATTACAGGTAAATTATTTGGAATTGCAGCAGGAATTCCAGAAGCAAATATTATTTTCTTCTCGCCACCAAGTATTAGAGGTTTTGGTAACTCTGCTGGTTTTGAAGTAAATCTATTAGATAAATTTGGAGGAGAATTTAAAGATTTAGATAAAGCTAATAAAGAATTTGCAATGGCTTTAATGAGTCATCCAGAAATTAAATATGCACAATCTTCTTTCAACACCAATTATCCGCAATATGAAATGGAGATAAATGTGCCTTTAGCTAAAGAAAAAGGAGTGCCTATTAATAGTATTTTCTCTACACTGCAAGGTTATATTGGAGGTATCTATGCTTCGGATTTTTCTAAATTCGGAAAACAATTTAGAGTATACATTCAAGCTTTACCAGATGATAGAGCAACGGTAGATGATTTAAATAGCATGTATGTAAGAACTAATTCTGGTGAAATGACGCCAATTACACAGTTTGTAAAATTAGAACGAGTTTATGGACCACAATCGGTAACACGTTTTAACTTATTTAACTCTACCTCTATATCAGGTGCTACTAACGAAGGTTTTAGTACTGGAGATGCTATTAAAATTATTGAAGAAGAGGTTGCAAAATTACCAAGTAATTATACCATTGCATATTCTGGATTAACAAGAGAAGAAGTGAATGCTGGTAACCAAACCGGATTTATATTTGCTTTAAGTATTCTGTTTGTATATTTCTTACTAAGTGCACAATACGAAAGTTATTTATTACCATTTGCGGTTGTATTATCACTTCCGTTTGGTGTATTCGGAGCCTATATAAGCACCTATTTCTTCGGATTGGAAAACAATATATATTTCCAAATTGCTTTAATTATGTTAATTGGGCTACTGGCCAAGAACGCCATATTAATTGTAGAGTTTGCACTGCAGCGACGTAAAAATGGAGAAAGCATTGTAGACGCAGCTATTCATGGAGCAAAATCTCGTTTAAGACCTATTTTAATGACTTCATTTGCCTTTATTCTTGGTTTAATGCCACTAGTATTAGCTCAAGGAGTTGGGGCAGCTGGAAACAATTCTATTGGTACAGGTGCCGTTGGAGGAATGTTAATAGGAACCATTTTAGGAGTCTTTGTAATTCCGATACTATTTATATTATTTCAATGGTTACAAGAAAAAATTTCTAGTAAACCAGCAGTTATTTCTCAACAAAAAGAAGATTAA
- a CDS encoding PEP/pyruvate-binding domain-containing protein has product MKPNILSNLKTHAFKEVTFDKLMQNRINKVLIVCSNYDFYMLEEDGRIEERIFNEYTSLNLRHPPSFIHANSAKRAIKMMEFHQIDIVITWLDIDNYNAFETSKKIKETFPDVPIAALSHHSSVLRSKLEKENTDSIDFIFHWNGNADIFLAIIKLTEDRMNAEVDINTVGVKAILLVEDSLKFYSRYIPLIYKVLLKQTQGLMSEGLNEHRKMLIMRGRPKILLATTYEEGISLFDTYKNNLLGVISDVNYFKDGVRNKEAGFLFLDYVRKYKRYFPFLMQSSNENNEKRTLELKGKFLYKHSETLGVDIKNYIIKYFAFGDFEFWDPTQMEVIAKAKDLSEFQKAIKIVSEDCLMYHATRSEFSKWLKSRALFPLADLLSVIEYDEFENNDQIREFLINSIKAYLVYRSRGVIVKFNKNNYDEFVVYARIGEGNLGGKGRGLAFIDSFLKRNNLYNKYENVSITIPRTVVISTEVFDQFIETHKLIKFVADCIDDDKILNEFISKDLPEWALEDITAFLKTTKCPIAVRSSSMLEDSNHQPFAGVFATYMIPDSDIDKKVEMVSNAIKSVIASAFFQSSKSYLKAIAHTIEEDKMAVILQEVTGKQYQDVYYPNISGVARSINFYPIGDEKASEGIANIALGLGEIIVGGGQTLRFSPRYPKKILQLSSPGSTQRDTQQYFYGLNLDPESYKVSTCEAINKKKITIRQAEKHGSLKFVASTYDLQNNTIRPGVMHDGIRVITFDNILKYNTFPLPAILQELLRVGQREMRSPIEIEFAVKLDVPSGKPKEFSFLQIRPIIESMETASKLPKNLDISDTIIYSESALGNGKYQNICDVVYVKPETFNSANTRAIANAVEEINKKFVALDKPYILVGPGRWGSSDSWLGIPVLWSQISAAKIIVESGLNDFRIDPSQGTHFFQNLTSFKVGYLTVNPFIKDGFFDVAYLNKQEAVFEDTYLRHISFKKDLTVIIDGENNKAAIFKEGISLENNNSNIKESFDELPPDGFI; this is encoded by the coding sequence ATGAAACCAAATATCTTATCAAATTTAAAAACGCATGCATTTAAAGAGGTAACTTTTGATAAATTAATGCAAAACAGGATTAATAAGGTATTAATAGTTTGTTCTAATTACGATTTTTACATGCTTGAAGAAGATGGTAGAATAGAAGAACGAATTTTTAATGAATATACTTCTTTAAACTTAAGGCACCCACCAAGTTTTATACATGCAAATTCTGCAAAGAGAGCAATTAAAATGATGGAATTTCATCAAATAGACATTGTTATTACTTGGTTAGATATTGATAATTACAATGCGTTTGAGACCTCAAAAAAAATTAAAGAGACTTTTCCAGATGTGCCAATTGCAGCGCTTAGTCATCATTCTTCTGTATTAAGAAGTAAACTAGAAAAAGAGAATACAGATAGTATCGATTTTATTTTTCATTGGAACGGAAACGCAGATATCTTTTTAGCGATTATAAAACTTACAGAAGATAGAATGAATGCAGAGGTTGACATTAATACTGTGGGTGTTAAAGCCATATTATTAGTAGAAGATTCGCTGAAGTTTTATTCTAGATATATTCCGCTTATTTATAAAGTTCTTCTTAAACAAACACAAGGATTAATGTCTGAAGGCTTGAATGAGCATAGAAAAATGCTGATAATGCGTGGAAGACCAAAAATTTTATTAGCCACTACTTACGAAGAAGGGATTAGTTTATTTGATACCTATAAAAATAATTTATTGGGTGTAATATCTGATGTTAATTATTTTAAAGATGGCGTTAGAAATAAAGAAGCTGGATTCTTATTTTTAGATTATGTAAGAAAATATAAACGTTATTTTCCTTTTTTAATGCAATCATCTAATGAAAATAATGAAAAACGAACGTTAGAATTAAAAGGTAAATTTTTATACAAACATTCAGAAACTTTAGGTGTTGATATTAAAAATTATATTATAAAATACTTTGCTTTTGGCGACTTTGAGTTTTGGGATCCTACTCAAATGGAAGTTATCGCAAAAGCCAAAGATCTAAGTGAATTTCAAAAAGCCATAAAAATTGTTTCAGAAGATTGCTTGATGTATCATGCCACAAGAAGTGAGTTTTCTAAATGGTTAAAATCTAGAGCACTTTTTCCTTTAGCAGATTTATTAAGTGTTATAGAATATGATGAATTTGAAAACAATGATCAAATTCGAGAATTTTTAATTAATTCTATAAAAGCCTATCTGGTCTACAGATCTAGAGGTGTTATTGTAAAATTTAATAAAAACAATTATGATGAGTTTGTTGTCTATGCAAGAATTGGCGAAGGCAATTTAGGAGGAAAAGGTAGAGGTTTGGCATTTATAGATTCCTTTTTAAAACGCAATAATTTATATAATAAATATGAAAACGTAAGTATTACCATACCAAGAACCGTTGTAATAAGTACCGAAGTTTTTGATCAGTTTATAGAAACCCACAAACTAATTAAGTTTGTTGCAGATTGCATAGATGATGATAAAATATTAAATGAATTTATCTCAAAAGATTTACCTGAGTGGGCTTTAGAAGATATTACGGCATTTTTAAAAACCACCAAATGTCCAATTGCTGTTCGGTCTTCTAGTATGTTAGAAGATTCTAATCATCAGCCATTTGCAGGTGTTTTTGCAACCTATATGATTCCAGATTCTGACATAGATAAAAAAGTAGAAATGGTTTCTAATGCAATTAAATCTGTAATAGCATCTGCTTTTTTTCAAAGTAGTAAATCTTATTTAAAAGCAATAGCACATACCATAGAAGAAGATAAAATGGCTGTAATTTTACAAGAAGTTACAGGTAAACAATACCAAGATGTCTATTATCCAAATATTTCTGGAGTAGCACGCTCTATTAATTTTTATCCAATTGGAGATGAAAAGGCTAGTGAAGGTATTGCAAATATTGCGCTTGGTTTAGGTGAAATTATTGTTGGTGGCGGACAAACATTACGTTTTTCACCACGTTATCCTAAAAAAATCTTGCAATTATCTTCTCCAGGATCTACGCAAAGAGATACACAACAGTATTTTTATGGTTTAAATTTAGATCCAGAGAGTTATAAGGTTTCTACTTGTGAAGCCATCAATAAAAAGAAAATAACAATTAGACAGGCAGAAAAACATGGATCTCTAAAGTTTGTAGCATCTACCTACGATTTACAAAATAATACCATTAGGCCAGGTGTAATGCATGATGGTATTCGTGTAATTACGTTCGATAATATTTTAAAATACAATACGTTTCCGTTGCCAGCAATTTTACAAGAACTCTTACGAGTAGGACAGCGAGAAATGAGAAGTCCTATAGAAATAGAATTTGCTGTAAAGTTAGATGTTCCATCAGGAAAACCTAAAGAATTTAGTTTTTTACAGATAAGACCTATTATAGAAAGCATGGAAACAGCTAGCAAATTACCAAAAAATTTAGATATTTCTGATACCATAATTTATTCTGAATCTGCTTTAGGGAATGGTAAATATCAAAACATTTGTGACGTAGTTTATGTAAAACCAGAAACGTTTAATTCGGCAAATACAAGAGCAATTGCAAACGCAGTTGAAGAAATTAATAAAAAATTTGTGGCATTAGACAAACCTTATATTTTGGTAGGTCCAGGTCGTTGGGGGTCTAGCGATTCTTGGTTAGGTATTCCAGTACTTTGGTCTCAAATTTCTGCTGCAAAAATAATTGTAGAATCTGGTTTAAATGATTTTAGAATAGATCCAAGTCAGGGAACTCATTTTTTTCAAAATTTAACCTCATTTAAAGTAGGGTATTTAACCGTAAATCCGTTTATAAAAGATGGTTTTTTTGACGTAGCTTATTTAAATAAACAAGAAGCTGTTTTTGAAGATACTTATTTAAGACATATTTCTTTTAAAAAGGACCTTACAGTTATTATAGATGGAGAAAATAATAAAGCGGCTATCTTTAAAGAGGGTATTTCGTTAGAAAATAATAATTCAAATATAAAAGAATCATTTGATGAATTACCTCCGGATGGTTTTATTTAG
- a CDS encoding GbsR/MarR family transcriptional regulator — protein MKEEICKVKMSLVEKLGVHLEDREQLAPVAARILAYVILTGKKGATFDDMVTILCASKSTISTHLNHLQDLQKIMYFTKTGDRKKYFTIKRDMVFQHIEEMIHKWNEERDMHLELKEYKETINATKIENVSEKFDLTFHDDYIKFIDGATASVEELKTKLANNKFDI, from the coding sequence ATGAAAGAAGAAATCTGCAAAGTGAAAATGAGTTTAGTAGAAAAACTAGGCGTTCATTTAGAAGACAGAGAGCAATTAGCTCCTGTTGCTGCACGTATTCTAGCTTACGTAATTCTTACAGGTAAAAAAGGAGCCACTTTTGATGATATGGTAACCATACTTTGTGCAAGTAAAAGTACCATTTCTACACACCTTAATCATTTACAAGATTTACAGAAAATTATGTATTTCACCAAAACTGGTGATCGAAAAAAATACTTTACCATAAAAAGAGATATGGTTTTTCAGCATATAGAAGAAATGATACATAAATGGAACGAAGAACGTGATATGCATTTAGAATTAAAAGAATATAAAGAAACTATAAATGCAACTAAAATTGAAAATGTTAGCGAAAAGTTCGATTTAACTTTTCATGATGATTATATAAAATTTATAGACGGTGCAACAGCCTCTGTAGAAGAATTAAAAACAAAACTAGCCAATAATAAATTCGATATTTAA